One window from the genome of Saprospiraceae bacterium encodes:
- a CDS encoding ATP-dependent Clp protease adaptor ClpS: protein MMQNNPGTWEAIEEDVMVEDQLGSLSELIVYNDDVNTFDWVIESLMDICKHSFEQAEQLSMIVHFKGKAIVKTDSFNILRPMKDALCDRGLSAVIESIKV, encoded by the coding sequence ATGATGCAAAATAATCCGGGAACCTGGGAAGCTATCGAAGAAGATGTAATGGTTGAAGATCAATTGGGCAGTCTTTCTGAACTGATTGTTTATAACGATGATGTAAATACATTTGATTGGGTAATTGAAAGTTTGATGGATATTTGTAAACATTCCTTTGAGCAAGCTGAACAACTATCTATGATTGTTCATTTTAAAGGAAAAGCAATCGTTAAAACAGATAGTTTTAATATTTTAAGACCAATGAAAGATGCTTTATGTGATCGGGGCCTTTCTGCAGTTATAGAATCCATCAAAGTATAA
- a CDS encoding response regulator transcription factor produces MQTITLVIYEDNAFLRTSLQDSLALLEDMQVVGAFENCNEVVEQITSLRPNVVLMDIGMPGINGMEGLKLIRKNIPGTLVMMLTVFEDNDNIFEAICHGASGYLLKSASTQKIVESIRDLANGGAPMTPSIAKKVLTLFHKLTLPAEDQFGLSPREKEVLDLLTSGFSYKMIAEKCFISLETVRSHIKKIYEKLQVHSATEAASKMSMKKYI; encoded by the coding sequence ATGCAAACCATTACCCTTGTTATTTATGAAGACAATGCATTCTTGCGGACTAGTTTGCAAGATAGCCTTGCCCTTCTTGAAGACATGCAGGTAGTTGGAGCCTTTGAAAATTGCAATGAAGTGGTTGAACAAATTACTTCCTTAAGGCCGAATGTTGTGCTTATGGACATTGGGATGCCAGGGATTAATGGCATGGAAGGACTCAAATTGATCCGGAAAAATATTCCGGGAACTTTAGTAATGATGTTGACCGTTTTTGAAGACAATGACAATATATTTGAAGCTATATGCCATGGCGCTTCAGGCTATTTACTTAAAAGTGCGTCAACGCAGAAAATCGTTGAATCAATCCGGGATCTTGCAAACGGTGGAGCTCCGATGACGCCTTCAATTGCGAAAAAAGTACTGACCTTGTTTCATAAGCTGACATTACCTGCTGAAGATCAATTTGGACTCAGTCCACGTGAAAAAGAAGTTTTGGATTTGCTAACTTCCGGTTTTAGCTATAAAATGATTGCAGAAAAGTGCTTCATTTCTCTGGAAACGGTTCGATCGCACATTAAAAAAATTTATGAGAAACTTCAGGTACATTCCGCAACCGAAGCTGCTTCTAAAATGTCGATGAAAAAATATATTTAG
- a CDS encoding DMT family transporter, with the protein MDSVKKSFFLLHLAIFLFGFTGILGKMILLPALVLVWWRSLLTWVLMLPKMYRVQGFQKMDAKTFKRFMWIGLLVGLHWICFYGSIKLANSSVAMICLAFIPLSTAFFEALFQKKKIKTLDIGTGLIILPGMWLILQNIDFSYRLGFGVGILAAIFSAAFATLNKKFIKTSDEILISWIELFSVWCLMSLLMPVVYLFDPNFKFFPSGNDWFYLLFLSYFCTVVAYVFVIRSLQNLSAFTAMLAFNMEPVYGIILAIAVLKEHRQLNLPFYIGVFIILTSVLLHPYLEKKFDRFRTN; encoded by the coding sequence ATGGATAGTGTAAAAAAGTCGTTTTTCCTCCTCCATCTGGCCATTTTTTTGTTCGGATTCACTGGAATTTTAGGTAAAATGATTCTTTTACCTGCTTTAGTCCTGGTTTGGTGGCGTTCATTACTTACTTGGGTCTTGATGTTGCCTAAAATGTACCGTGTTCAGGGTTTTCAAAAAATGGATGCCAAAACCTTCAAACGATTCATGTGGATTGGTTTATTGGTCGGGCTCCACTGGATTTGCTTTTATGGTTCGATAAAATTGGCAAATTCTTCGGTAGCAATGATTTGTTTAGCATTTATTCCATTATCAACGGCATTTTTTGAAGCCCTATTTCAAAAGAAGAAAATCAAAACTCTGGATATCGGAACAGGACTCATAATACTTCCCGGCATGTGGCTGATTCTTCAAAATATTGACTTTTCCTATCGATTGGGCTTTGGTGTTGGGATTTTAGCAGCTATTTTTTCAGCTGCATTTGCTACACTAAATAAGAAATTTATTAAAACTTCTGATGAAATTCTAATAAGTTGGATTGAACTTTTCTCTGTTTGGTGCTTAATGAGCCTCTTAATGCCTGTGGTCTATTTATTCGACCCGAATTTTAAATTTTTCCCCAGTGGAAATGATTGGTTCTATTTATTATTTCTTTCCTATTTCTGCACCGTCGTTGCCTATGTTTTTGTAATCAGGTCCTTGCAAAATCTAAGTGCATTTACTGCCATGCTCGCATTTAATATGGAGCCTGTTTATGGGATTATTTTGGCCATTGCCGTTTTAAAAGAACACCGACAATTAAACCTGCCATTTTATATTGGTGTATTTATTATTTTAACAAGCGTTTTGTTACATCCGTATCTTGAAAAGAAATTTGATCGATTTAGAACAAATTAA
- a CDS encoding redoxin domain-containing protein, which translates to MSSLHLGEKAPGFTLVSSDKTEIRLADFQGHNVLLLFFPLAFTGTCTQEMCQMRDDMTLYESLDAQILGISVDSPYTLAKFKEVNKIPYPLLSDFNKIVCKAYDCIDEVWNLGLRGVAKRSAFVLDKEGHLRYMEILDNPGNLPNFEAINHVLKNLN; encoded by the coding sequence ATGAGCAGTTTACATTTAGGTGAAAAAGCCCCCGGGTTTACCTTAGTTTCTTCAGATAAAACGGAAATCCGATTAGCTGATTTTCAAGGACACAATGTATTGCTTTTGTTTTTCCCATTGGCATTTACAGGAACTTGCACACAAGAAATGTGTCAAATGAGGGATGATATGACCCTTTACGAATCATTGGATGCCCAAATTTTAGGGATATCTGTAGATTCTCCTTACACTTTAGCTAAATTTAAAGAAGTAAACAAAATTCCATATCCATTGCTTTCAGATTTTAATAAAATTGTGTGTAAAGCGTATGACTGTATAGATGAAGTTTGGAATTTAGGACTTCGGGGTGTTGCAAAACGTTCCGCTTTTGTACTTGACAAAGAAGGACATCTTCGATATATGGAAATTTTGGATAATCCAGGAAATTTACCTAATTTCGAGGCGATAAATCATGTATTAAAAAATCTCAATTAA
- a CDS encoding DUF1211 domain-containing protein, whose amino-acid sequence MNKTRLEAFSDGVLAIIITIMVLEIKVPHKADIESLLELLPVFISYLLSFIYLGIYWGNHHHLFHSISKVTSGVFWANLNLLFWLSLIPFATGWMGENHFAPITVSLYGVALLMPALAYYILQTLVVKHHLHAEAFQQAHQKQNVKGKISLVCYILAIVLAFYYTPLSGILFVFVALMWIIPDKNIEKVFSESN is encoded by the coding sequence ATGAATAAAACAAGACTTGAAGCATTCAGCGATGGTGTACTGGCAATTATTATAACCATTATGGTATTGGAAATTAAAGTTCCACACAAGGCGGATATTGAGAGTTTGTTGGAATTGCTTCCTGTTTTTATTTCGTATTTATTGAGTTTTATTTATTTAGGTATTTATTGGGGAAATCATCATCATTTGTTTCATTCAATTTCAAAAGTTACCAGTGGGGTATTTTGGGCAAATCTAAATTTGCTTTTTTGGTTATCCTTAATTCCTTTTGCAACCGGTTGGATGGGTGAAAACCATTTTGCGCCGATTACAGTTTCCTTATATGGGGTTGCACTTCTGATGCCTGCACTTGCATATTATATTCTTCAAACATTGGTTGTAAAACATCATTTGCATGCTGAAGCGTTCCAACAAGCGCATCAGAAGCAAAATGTAAAAGGGAAAATTTCATTGGTATGCTATATTTTAGCAATTGTGTTGGCTTTTTATTACACCCCGCTATCAGGAATCTTATTCGTTTTTGTAGCCTTGATGTGGATTATTCCTGATAAAAATATAGAAAAAGTGTTTTCGGAATCTAATTAA
- a CDS encoding leucyl/phenylalanyl-tRNA--protein transferase, whose amino-acid sequence MPVAFLPEFPLYFPHPSKADRHGLLAIGGSLTAERIILAYQNGIFPWYNLGEPIMWWSLSPRLVLDPKKIHVSKSMHRVLNNKSFSVTADKDFEQVMRNCGSIMRQGQNESWIHEEMIQAYINLHQMGIAHSIEVWKSEELVGGIYGLAIGKMFCGESMFSKISNTSKLAMINLANFLSVKKFDWIDCQQESDHMKRMGASIIPQADFLNYLEQNKRNSLVTENWSGEFNNF is encoded by the coding sequence TTGCCGGTTGCCTTTTTACCGGAATTTCCGCTGTACTTTCCCCATCCTTCTAAAGCAGATCGACACGGCTTGCTGGCCATAGGGGGCAGTCTCACTGCAGAACGAATCATTCTGGCCTATCAAAATGGAATTTTTCCCTGGTATAATTTAGGTGAACCCATTATGTGGTGGAGCTTAAGCCCAAGATTGGTCTTAGACCCAAAAAAGATTCACGTTTCAAAAAGTATGCATCGTGTATTAAACAACAAATCATTTTCTGTGACAGCGGATAAAGATTTTGAACAAGTAATGCGGAATTGTGGGTCAATAATGCGTCAAGGTCAAAATGAAAGCTGGATTCATGAAGAAATGATACAGGCATATATTAATTTGCATCAAATGGGAATTGCACATTCAATAGAAGTGTGGAAATCAGAAGAACTTGTAGGAGGTATTTATGGATTGGCAATTGGAAAAATGTTTTGTGGAGAATCGATGTTCTCTAAAATTTCGAACACTTCAAAACTTGCTATGATAAATTTGGCAAACTTTTTAAGTGTAAAAAAATTTGACTGGATTGATTGCCAGCAGGAATCGGATCACATGAAGCGCATGGGTGCTTCTATCATTCCACAAGCAGATTTTTTAAACTATTTAGAACAAAATAAGCGCAATTCACTGGTAACCGAAAACTGGTCAGGAGAATTTAACAATTTCTAA
- the asnS gene encoding asparagine--tRNA ligase: protein MVTRSIKNILASQEFGHPLKVQGWVRAFRSNRFIALNDGSTQANLQLVIDFTQFDESLIRRISVGAALEAEGLLVSSQGSGQTMELQITKLNILGDCDPSSYPLQPKKHSLEFLRQIAHLRFRTNTFGAIFRIRHTLSFAIHEFFNSRGFYYLHTPIITASDAEGAGEMFQVSTLDLNNIPKNDDGSINFKKDFFERPANLTVSGQLEAELAAMALSKVYTFGPTFRAENSNTPRHLAEFWMIEPEVAFADLNDNMNLAEALLKYVIQKVMTDCPDDLKFLNDREQEEDKQKPQNERNELSLLERLTFCVENKFERLSYTEAIDILKNSNPNKKGKFQFPVENWGTDLQSEHERYLVEKHFKKPVILSDYPKEIKAFYMRQNEDGKTVAAMDILFPGIGEIVGGSQREERLEKLETRMQEMHIPTEEMYWYLDTRKYGSCPHAGFGLGFERLVLFVTGMTNIRDVIPFPRFPGNAEF, encoded by the coding sequence ATGGTAACTCGATCTATTAAAAATATATTAGCTTCTCAGGAATTTGGACATCCATTGAAGGTTCAGGGCTGGGTACGCGCTTTTCGAAGCAATCGATTTATTGCTTTAAATGATGGATCCACACAAGCTAATTTACAATTGGTAATTGATTTTACACAATTTGATGAATCACTGATCCGACGAATTTCTGTTGGAGCAGCACTTGAAGCAGAAGGCCTCTTGGTTTCTTCCCAAGGCAGTGGCCAAACCATGGAATTGCAAATTACTAAATTGAATATTCTTGGAGATTGTGATCCTTCAAGTTATCCGCTCCAACCAAAAAAACACAGTTTGGAATTCTTAAGACAAATTGCCCATTTAAGATTTCGCACAAATACATTCGGTGCAATTTTTAGAATTCGTCATACCTTGTCTTTTGCGATTCATGAATTTTTCAATAGCCGAGGATTTTATTATTTACACACGCCAATTATAACTGCTTCAGACGCAGAAGGTGCAGGTGAAATGTTTCAGGTAAGTACCTTGGATTTAAATAACATTCCTAAAAATGATGATGGAAGTATAAACTTTAAAAAGGATTTTTTTGAAAGGCCAGCCAATTTAACAGTATCGGGTCAGTTAGAAGCAGAATTAGCTGCAATGGCCTTATCAAAAGTATATACATTTGGTCCGACATTTCGCGCAGAAAATTCAAATACACCCAGACACCTTGCTGAATTCTGGATGATCGAACCAGAAGTTGCTTTTGCTGATCTGAATGACAACATGAATCTTGCAGAAGCTCTCTTGAAATACGTGATTCAAAAAGTTATGACTGACTGTCCGGATGATTTAAAATTCTTGAATGATCGCGAACAAGAGGAGGATAAACAAAAACCACAAAATGAGCGAAACGAACTCAGTTTATTGGAACGTTTAACATTTTGTGTAGAAAATAAGTTTGAACGGCTTAGTTATACAGAGGCAATTGACATATTAAAAAATTCCAATCCAAATAAAAAAGGCAAGTTTCAGTTCCCGGTTGAAAACTGGGGAACCGATTTGCAATCGGAACATGAACGCTACCTAGTAGAAAAGCATTTCAAAAAGCCTGTGATCCTCTCTGATTATCCCAAAGAGATCAAAGCGTTTTATATGCGTCAAAATGAAGATGGCAAAACGGTTGCAGCCATGGATATTCTATTTCCAGGTATAGGAGAAATTGTTGGAGGCTCTCAACGTGAAGAACGGCTGGAAAAATTAGAAACCCGCATGCAGGAAATGCACATTCCAACTGAAGAAATGTACTGGTATCTGGATACGCGTAAATATGGTTCCTGTCCACATGCAGGATTCGGTTTGGGATTTGAAAGGCTTGTATTATTTGTAACAGGAATGACAAATATCCGGGATGTTATTCCGTTTCCAAGATTTCCCGGGAATGCTGAATTTTAA
- a CDS encoding TerC family protein, with protein MSQELMLWGGFVLFIVLMLALDLGVFHKENHEIKLKEALMWTMFWVSLALIFNIGIYHFMGSEKALQFLTGYLIEESLSIDNVFVFMLIFSYFKVPPKYQHKILFWGILGAMLMRITFILSGILLIEKFHWIIFVFGGFLVITGIRLAFQDEISIKPDSNPVIRLFKRFFRITDTYHKDKFFIRENGVLLATPMMVVLIFIEVSDLIFAVDSIPAILAITSDPFIVFTSNVFAILGLRSLFFAISAISKYFIYLKYGLAAILTYVGTKMLVSDYYKIDPLYSLLVILAILSLSIFTSMLAVNKKL; from the coding sequence ATGAGTCAGGAACTAATGTTGTGGGGTGGGTTCGTGTTATTTATTGTTTTGATGCTCGCCTTGGATTTGGGCGTTTTCCACAAAGAAAATCACGAAATTAAATTAAAGGAAGCCTTGATGTGGACCATGTTTTGGGTCAGTCTGGCTTTGATATTTAATATAGGGATCTACCACTTCATGGGGAGTGAAAAGGCACTCCAGTTTCTTACAGGGTACCTGATTGAAGAGTCATTGTCTATTGACAATGTGTTTGTCTTTATGTTGATTTTTTCGTACTTTAAAGTCCCGCCAAAATATCAACATAAAATATTGTTCTGGGGCATTTTGGGTGCTATGTTGATGCGTATAACATTTATACTGTCTGGCATCCTTTTGATAGAAAAATTTCACTGGATCATTTTTGTTTTTGGAGGATTTTTAGTCATTACGGGCATTCGCTTAGCATTTCAGGATGAAATTTCAATTAAGCCAGATTCAAACCCGGTTATTCGATTATTTAAAAGATTTTTTAGAATCACAGATACCTATCATAAAGATAAATTTTTCATTCGTGAAAATGGGGTATTGCTCGCAACACCCATGATGGTTGTTCTTATTTTTATTGAAGTTTCAGATTTAATTTTTGCTGTAGACAGTATTCCAGCTATTTTAGCCATTACGTCTGATCCTTTTATTGTATTTACTTCAAACGTGTTTGCTATTTTAGGTTTGCGGTCGCTATTCTTTGCAATATCTGCAATTTCAAAATACTTTATTTATTTAAAATATGGTTTGGCAGCAATATTAACCTATGTTGGAACGAAGATGTTGGTTTCAGATTATTATAAAATCGATCCTCTTTACTCTTTATTGGTGATCTTAGCCATTTTATCCTTGTCAATATTTACTTCCATGCTTGCTGTAAATAAGAAATTGTAA
- a CDS encoding UbiX family flavin prenyltransferase, translating into MKLVIAIGGASGSIYARLLLDKLMEMPAMEISMVLSKNASFNWELENENYPLGKYPFQRFENDDYSAPFASGSGKYDAMIICPCSAGQLGRIANGLSDDLISRSADVMLKERKKLVLVFRESPLSLIHIENMRSVTLAGGLICPAIPSFYSKPESMDALAATVSNRALELIGLDTKSFSWGTA; encoded by the coding sequence ATGAAATTAGTAATTGCAATTGGAGGAGCAAGTGGTTCAATTTATGCAAGGTTGTTGCTCGACAAATTAATGGAAATGCCAGCAATGGAAATTTCAATGGTACTCAGTAAAAACGCAAGCTTTAATTGGGAATTAGAAAATGAAAACTACCCGCTTGGAAAATACCCTTTTCAGAGATTTGAAAATGATGATTATTCAGCTCCATTTGCAAGTGGTTCAGGAAAATACGATGCGATGATTATTTGTCCTTGTTCTGCAGGCCAACTTGGAAGAATTGCAAACGGATTGTCTGATGATTTAATCAGCAGGTCTGCTGATGTGATGCTCAAAGAAAGAAAAAAACTGGTTCTTGTTTTTAGAGAAAGTCCCTTAAGTTTAATCCATATCGAAAATATGCGATCGGTCACCTTAGCAGGCGGTTTGATTTGTCCAGCAATCCCATCTTTTTATTCTAAACCTGAATCCATGGATGCATTGGCAGCTACGGTAAGCAATCGGGCATTGGAATTAATAGGATTGGATACGAAGTCATTTAGTTGGGGAACCGCTTAA
- a CDS encoding 4'-phosphopantetheinyl transferase superfamily protein — translation MIEFIMPIYQHIKTLNESDIYIWKIEEPATFFLNEVSWEERQINWLDTIHPSKRLEYLASRFLIFHIAGILDSHLYKNEAGKIYLKSKQQHISISHSSNFTAVALSKKTIGFDLQCYSEKIFRVAQRFLSRHESAALKSFETIQSLSCAWTVKEAVYKAYGQKGIHFDKQITIDVIAPKDGIQKTNARLINNQIETHYEIYSQIHSDFCWSLAQEV, via the coding sequence TTGATTGAATTTATAATGCCTATTTATCAACATATAAAAACTTTAAATGAATCAGATATTTATATTTGGAAAATTGAGGAACCTGCAACATTTTTCTTAAATGAAGTCTCTTGGGAAGAAAGGCAAATCAATTGGTTGGACACCATCCATCCTTCCAAACGCTTAGAGTATCTTGCATCCAGGTTTCTAATTTTTCATATTGCTGGAATACTTGATAGTCATTTATATAAAAATGAGGCTGGAAAAATTTATCTAAAAAGTAAACAACAACACATTTCGATTTCACATTCATCAAACTTTACAGCCGTTGCCTTATCGAAAAAAACCATCGGATTTGATTTACAATGTTATTCAGAAAAGATATTCAGAGTTGCACAAAGATTTTTAAGCAGACATGAATCTGCTGCTTTAAAATCTTTCGAAACAATTCAAAGTTTATCCTGTGCCTGGACTGTCAAAGAGGCTGTCTATAAGGCATATGGTCAAAAAGGGATTCATTTTGATAAACAGATAACAATTGATGTAATTGCTCCAAAGGATGGAATTCAAAAAACAAACGCGCGCTTGATCAATAATCAAATTGAAACACATTATGAAATCTATTCTCAAATTCACTCCGACTTTTGCTGGTCACTTGCTCAGGAAGTTTGA
- a CDS encoding OmpH family outer membrane protein has translation MKPINWILHGLSLLAILFLLYKQFSCSGNCQAANDTKKDSDAAASPGDFQAAFFYSDSLLGQLKFFKESEATFKKKQESMMKELQAKEEAMQREVQKLQKNAENMTRNEMENAQKRLGGMERDLMERKEKLSGQFAEETAEFNEALHKKVISYLEEFNATKKYKFIFSVAREGNIFYSDPSLDITNEMIKALNEKYSQQ, from the coding sequence ATGAAACCTATCAATTGGATTTTACATGGCTTGTCTTTACTTGCCATTTTATTTTTACTATATAAACAATTTTCATGCTCAGGAAATTGTCAAGCAGCCAATGATACAAAAAAGGATTCTGATGCAGCAGCGAGCCCTGGTGATTTTCAGGCTGCATTTTTTTATTCAGACAGCTTGCTGGGACAATTAAAATTTTTCAAAGAAAGTGAAGCTACCTTTAAGAAAAAACAAGAAAGCATGATGAAAGAGCTTCAAGCAAAGGAAGAAGCCATGCAACGGGAAGTCCAGAAGTTACAGAAAAATGCAGAAAACATGACCCGCAATGAAATGGAAAATGCTCAAAAGCGACTTGGTGGAATGGAACGTGATTTAATGGAACGTAAAGAAAAACTTTCCGGACAATTTGCTGAAGAAACTGCTGAATTTAATGAAGCCCTTCATAAAAAAGTGATTTCTTATCTGGAAGAATTTAATGCAACTAAAAAGTACAAATTCATTTTTTCAGTTGCCCGTGAAGGAAATATATTTTATTCAGATCCCAGCCTGGACATAACAAACGAAATGATAAAAGCACTTAACGAAAAATACAGCCAACAATAA
- a CDS encoding bifunctional folylpolyglutamate synthase/dihydrofolate synthase has translation MNYRETLQYMYDALPMFHRQGKTAYKKDLTNIRALCEALDNPQQKLKCIHIAGTNGKGSVSHMMAAILQAHGYKTGLYVSPHYKDFRERIKINGRYISRNYITRFVEKNRDLFNKVAPSFFEMTVAMAFSYFKKQKVDFAVIETGLGGRLDSTNIIQPLLSIITNISWDHSDLLGDSLEKIAQEKAGIIKTNTPVVIGRKQIESEPVFNSFAKAMHAPIYYAQDHTKIESKEGPKGLDRISFELGGNEMVVKPSLNGIYQLENINTVLSACQVLNAFKIVQLESSKIAIGIEKTSELTCMVGRWQQIASDPDVFVDSAHNEDGIKYLVRQIEGIHFNKLHFICGFVKDKPIDKVLVQLPKDASYYFVKASIPRALDEQELQQQAKAYGLSGSCYSKPKQALRAARKHAGKEDLIVVSGSIFVVGEFL, from the coding sequence ATGAACTATAGAGAAACCCTTCAATACATGTATGATGCCTTACCTATGTTTCATAGACAGGGAAAAACGGCTTATAAAAAAGACCTTACCAACATTCGGGCCTTATGTGAAGCATTGGATAATCCGCAACAAAAATTAAAATGCATCCACATTGCCGGTACAAATGGCAAAGGTTCTGTATCACATATGATGGCAGCTATTTTGCAGGCGCATGGTTATAAAACGGGTTTGTACGTATCGCCTCATTACAAAGATTTTAGGGAGCGTATTAAAATCAATGGACGCTATATTTCGCGAAACTACATAACCCGTTTTGTAGAAAAAAATAGGGATTTGTTTAATAAGGTGGCTCCTTCTTTTTTTGAGATGACTGTGGCAATGGCCTTTTCCTATTTTAAAAAGCAAAAAGTTGACTTTGCAGTTATAGAAACCGGTTTAGGAGGGCGTTTGGATTCGACAAATATTATTCAACCGCTGTTGAGTATTATTACAAATATTAGTTGGGACCATAGCGACTTGTTGGGCGACAGTCTTGAAAAAATTGCTCAAGAAAAAGCAGGTATCATTAAAACGAATACACCGGTAGTAATTGGTAGAAAACAAATAGAATCAGAACCTGTTTTTAATAGTTTTGCAAAAGCGATGCATGCGCCCATTTACTATGCTCAAGATCATACAAAGATTGAAAGCAAAGAAGGCCCAAAGGGTCTGGATCGTATAAGCTTTGAATTAGGTGGAAACGAGATGGTTGTAAAGCCTTCCTTGAATGGCATTTATCAATTGGAAAATATTAATACCGTTTTATCAGCATGTCAGGTATTAAATGCGTTCAAAATTGTACAACTGGAATCTAGTAAAATTGCAATTGGCATCGAAAAGACCAGTGAATTAACCTGTATGGTTGGAAGATGGCAACAAATTGCAAGTGATCCGGATGTTTTTGTTGATAGTGCCCACAATGAAGATGGAATAAAATATTTAGTTCGTCAAATAGAAGGAATCCATTTCAACAAACTGCATTTTATTTGTGGTTTTGTAAAGGATAAACCAATTGATAAAGTACTTGTTCAGTTACCTAAAGATGCTTCCTATTATTTTGTCAAGGCTTCAATTCCAAGGGCTTTGGATGAACAGGAGCTTCAGCAACAAGCAAAAGCGTATGGCTTATCCGGAAGCTGTTATAGCAAACCAAAGCAAGCCTTACGTGCAGCCAGAAAGCATGCTGGAAAAGAGGATCTGATTGTAGTGAGTGGAAGTATTTTTGTCGTAGGTGAATTTTTATAA